Proteins encoded by one window of Cheilinus undulatus linkage group 13, ASM1832078v1, whole genome shotgun sequence:
- the lrrc24 gene encoding leucine-rich repeat-containing protein 24 gives MVLLWFSRLVLIILACAPGLSLGCPSGCRCYSLTVECGSLGIKEIPQGVPSATETIFLQDNAIVQIRLLDLTHLGSLHYLYLQNNSISALEPGAFLSQGQLLELALNGNLIHLVTADMFRGLEHLRILYLAGNQITRVQDFTFRGLQRLQELHLQENSIELLAEKALSGLSSLALLDLSRNHLRTLGASSLKPLVSLQVLRVTENPWRCDCALGWLRTWIREDGQRLLSSAEQRRLMCSEPPRLSHLSLVEVAPNSLVCIPPVVQLEPSHLTVRLGESLRVSCQASGYPQPQVTWKKASHGKPQLSPRGLVQELGPNGELFRPGTAGGVVTALPSSGGMKVRGVGGIQGPVRGTEEGGERDSFDPDMGSGMLFLSNVTVAHAGRYECEAWNPGGVAKVTFHLAVNMSSSSYSSQFWPRLNTHSFVSSSSNSFYQPEVLDVSQEPLYEQDSMDFNALGPATQTAIAVGISLLALTAVLLLIMIYTRHQQIRKEEGGSFCTSKEESILYVNDYSDGPTTFAQLEEYRDDHGHEMYVLNRTKPVLGSTSSRCPMMAGFVQQKGMKEALLDHEMVQTLTRSGGMGLRRNPADGGEGPLTTDPEELFLSQSLLFGSQVAYEIHC, from the exons ACCATCTTCCTTCAAGACAATGCTATAGTGCAGATCCGTCTTCTGGACCTGACCCATCTGGGAAGCCTCCATTACCTCTACCTCCAGAATAACAGCATCTCAGCTCTGGAGCCTGGCGCCTTTCTCAGCCAGGGACAGCTGCTGGAGCTCGCCTTAAACGGCAATCTCATCCACCTGGTGACCGCAGATATGTTTCGAGGTCTGGAGCACCTCCGAATCCTGTACCTTGCAGGGAACCAGATCACCAGAGTGCAGGACTTCACCTTTAGAGGACTGCAG CGTCTGCAGGAACTCCACCTGCAGGAAAACAGCATAGAGCTGCTGGCAGAgaaagctctgtcaggtttaTCATCCTTGGCCCTGTTGGATCTGAGCAGAAATCACCTCCGCACCCTTGGAGCCTCATCCCTCAAACCGCTCGTCAGTCTGCAGGTGCTACGTGTCACAG AAAACCCGTGGCGTTGTGACTGTGCTCTCGGCTGGCTGAGAACTTGGATCAGAGAAGACGGTCAACGTCTTTTGAGCTCTGCTGAACAGCGTCGGCTGATGTGCTCTGAACCACCTCGTTTGTCCCATCTCAGTTTGGTGGAGGTTGCTCCCAACAGCCTGGTTTGCATCCCTCCTGTGGTGCAGCTGGAGCCGAGTCACCTGACTGTGCGACTTGGGGAAAGCCTCCGAGTCTCCTGCCAGGCCTCGGGGTACCCTCAGCCCCAGGTGACCTGGAAGAAAGCCTCCCATGGTAAACCCCAGCTGTCTCCTCGTGGTCTGGTTCAAGAGTTGGGACCCAACGGTGAGCTCTTCAGGCCTGGGACTGCTGGAGGAGTGGTGACCGCTCTGCCCAGCAGTGGAGGGATGAAGGTCAGAGGTGTGGGAGGGATCCAGGGTCCTGTGAGGGGGACTGAGGAGGGCGGTGAGAGGGACAGCTTTGATCCAGACATGGGGAGTGGTATGCTCTTCCTCAGCAATGTCACTGTAGCTCATGCTGGGCGCTATGAGTGTGAAGCATGGAATCCTGGAGGTGTCGCTAAAGTCACCTTTCACCTGGCTGTCAACATGTCATCTTCTTCATATTCATCCCAGTTCTGGCCTCGCCTGAATACACACTCCTTTGTTTCTTCCTCATCTAACTCCTTCTATCAGCCAGAGGTCCTGGATGTTAGCCAGGAGCCACTTTATGAACAGGACAGCATGGACTTTAACGCTCTTGGACCTGCTACACAAACAGCCATAGCTGTTGGCATCTCCTTGCTTGCACTCACCGCTGTTCTCCTCTTGATCATGATCTACACTCGCCACCAGCAGATCCGCAAAGAAGAAGGCGGCTCCTTCTGCACCAGCAAGGAAGAGAGCATCCTCTATGTGAATGACTACTCTGATGGACCCACCACTTTTGCACAGCTAGAGGAATACCGCGATGACCACGGCCATGAGATGTATGTACTCAACAGAACCAAACCAGTCCTGGGTTCCACGTCCTCCAGGTGTCCCATGATGGCTGGGTTCGTCCAGCAGAAAGGCATGAAGGAGGCTCTCCTCGACCATGAAATGGTGCAGACTCTTACCCGATCAGGGGGGATGGGGCTTCGTAGAAACCCTGCAGATGGAGGAGAGGGACCCCTGACGACAGACCCAGAGGAGCTCTTCCTCAGTCAGAGCCTCCTCTTTGGATCGCAGGTTGCTTACGAGATCCACTGCTAA